A region from the Curtobacterium sp. MCBA15_012 genome encodes:
- the cydD gene encoding thiol reductant ABC exporter subunit CydD: MKPLDPRLLRLSRTARGFLVASAATGLVRTAATIGIAWGIAAAVTLGVGAVRAGVVPAALTPTLALLGAAFVVRAAAAWATDDLAARAGARVKSELRTTVLERAAARGPAWLAGRSTAGFATTLGPGLDALDAYFGRYLPQLALTAVATPVLLLAIGAADLTSGLVILLAMPVIPVFMVLIGLATQTLQRRQSDALARLGATYTEAVEGLATLKVFGRARRQVGRIGTVTDEYRRGTMGVLRLSFVSGFALELAASLSIALVAVSIGVRLVDGSLGLGAAMFVLVLAPEAFAPIRQVGADFHAAQDGVEASGAVLDVLDDRAPSTTTTDTDTDTHAVTATGTTDPVGTDLVLDGLTVRRPDVVVGPLHLRAASGTVVALAGPSGAGKSTLLAAIRGVLPHEGTVQVPGPGGTPRAARTTWADQRPRLVRGSVGENVALHTEPVDADVRRALAAVGLGLDPRLPVGSGGTGLSGGQAQRVAVARALYRADRTHTPLVLLDEPTSALDAEAEQQVVRAVRALADGGAVVVVASHRPALLAAADVRVDVRPDGSTAVTRLAQVGA; encoded by the coding sequence ATGAAGCCCCTCGACCCGCGGCTCCTCCGGCTGTCCCGCACGGCGCGCGGCTTCCTCGTCGCGTCGGCCGCGACCGGGCTCGTCCGCACGGCGGCGACGATCGGCATCGCATGGGGGATCGCCGCCGCGGTCACCCTCGGGGTCGGCGCCGTCCGTGCCGGCGTGGTCCCCGCGGCACTGACCCCGACGCTCGCGCTGCTCGGTGCGGCCTTCGTCGTGCGGGCCGCAGCGGCGTGGGCGACCGACGACCTCGCGGCACGCGCCGGCGCCCGGGTGAAGAGCGAACTCCGCACCACGGTGCTCGAACGGGCGGCGGCGCGCGGACCGGCGTGGCTCGCCGGGCGCTCGACGGCGGGCTTCGCCACCACGCTCGGACCGGGGCTCGACGCGCTCGACGCGTACTTCGGCCGGTACCTGCCCCAGCTCGCGCTCACGGCGGTCGCGACGCCCGTGCTGCTCCTCGCGATCGGGGCCGCCGACCTGACGAGCGGCCTCGTGATCCTCCTCGCGATGCCGGTCATCCCGGTGTTCATGGTCCTCATCGGCCTGGCGACCCAGACGTTGCAGCGTCGGCAGTCGGACGCGCTCGCGCGGCTCGGTGCGACGTACACCGAGGCCGTCGAGGGACTCGCGACCCTCAAGGTCTTCGGGCGGGCGCGACGCCAGGTCGGGCGCATCGGCACCGTGACCGACGAGTACCGCCGCGGCACGATGGGCGTCCTGCGGCTCTCCTTCGTCAGCGGCTTCGCCCTCGAGCTCGCCGCCAGCCTGTCGATCGCCCTCGTCGCCGTCTCGATCGGCGTGCGCCTGGTCGACGGGTCGCTCGGGCTCGGCGCCGCGATGTTCGTCCTCGTCCTCGCCCCGGAGGCGTTCGCCCCGATCCGACAGGTCGGCGCGGACTTCCACGCCGCCCAGGACGGCGTCGAGGCGTCCGGCGCCGTCCTCGACGTGCTCGACGACCGCGCCCCTTCCACCACGACCACCGACACCGACACCGACACTCACGCGGTCACCGCCACGGGCACGACCGACCCCGTCGGCACCGACCTGGTGCTCGACGGCCTCACCGTCCGCCGTCCCGACGTCGTGGTCGGCCCGCTGCACCTGCGTGCCGCATCCGGCACGGTCGTCGCCCTCGCCGGCCCGAGCGGCGCGGGCAAGTCCACCCTCCTCGCCGCGATCCGCGGCGTCCTGCCGCACGAGGGCACCGTGCAGGTCCCCGGACCCGGCGGCACGCCGCGCGCCGCGCGGACCACCTGGGCCGACCAGCGCCCGCGTCTCGTGCGCGGGTCCGTCGGCGAGAACGTCGCCCTGCACACCGAGCCCGTCGACGCGGACGTGCGCCGCGCCCTGGCCGCCGTGGGGCTGGGACTCGACCCGCGCCTCCCGGTCGGTTCCGGCGGCACCGGCCTGTCCGGAGGACAGGCGCAGCGCGTCGCGGTCGCCCGCGCCCTGTACCGCGCCGACCGCACCCACACCCCGCTCGTCCTGCTCGACGAGCCGACCTCGGCGCTCGACGCCGAGGCGGAGCAGCAGGTCGTGCGCGCCGTGCGCGCGCTCGCCGACGGCGGCGCGGTCGTCGTCGTGGCCAGCCACCGCCCAGCCCTGCTCGCCGCGGCCGACGTCCGCGTCGACGTGCGACCCGACGGCTCGACGGCGGTCACCCGGCTCGCGCAGGTCGGCGCATGA
- the cydC gene encoding thiol reductant ABC exporter subunit CydC, with translation MTATTRRAGREARPTSVLRLALPRGAGWTRALVAGTLSALCAVALLAASGYLITRAAEHPPILYLTLVMVGVRAFALGRAALRYVDRLAGHDASFRQLAVVRTETYRRLASVAPAGLGQTGRGDLTTRLVTDTDRLQDLPIRVVGPLVSAGVVALASVVAVALVSVPAALVLVTALVVAALVGSIVTLAVARRSDRETAAERGHVADLVLDTVRTLDVFTAYGTLDDRLAHVAALDARVTRAVRRRAAVESLVGALVGLVGGGAVVGIIAVGAPAVVSGALDGPLWALAVFVPLALFEVVGGVPLAVLTYRRVRAAAERVEQVVPAELPAGIVPEPDEPADARDLVVDGPVTVRVRDLTVRWPGTSTPAVDGVSFDLLPGEVVVLEGPSGAGKSTLVDALVRFVDHEGSYTLDGVETRTMHPDAVRARVGLIEQDPFVFDQTVRQNLLFARDTASDAELLAVLDRVGLGAWAARRGGLDAPVGERGGLVSGGQAHRLALARALLHAFPVLVLDEPTADVDPDLGDAVLRDLVGVARSAGRSVLVVSHVPVAADLVDRTLRMRAGRLVTA, from the coding sequence ATGACCGCCACGACACGGCGGGCCGGCCGGGAGGCGCGACCCACCTCCGTCCTGCGGCTCGCCCTGCCACGCGGGGCGGGTTGGACGCGCGCGCTGGTCGCCGGGACCCTCAGCGCGCTGTGCGCGGTCGCCTTGCTCGCGGCGAGCGGGTACCTCATCACCCGGGCGGCGGAGCACCCGCCGATCCTGTACCTGACGCTCGTCATGGTCGGCGTCCGCGCGTTCGCCCTCGGTCGGGCCGCGCTGCGGTACGTCGACCGGCTCGCCGGGCACGACGCGTCCTTCCGCCAGCTCGCGGTCGTCCGGACCGAGACCTACCGCCGGCTCGCGTCCGTGGCACCGGCCGGTCTCGGCCAGACCGGGCGCGGTGACCTGACCACGCGGCTCGTCACCGACACCGACCGCCTGCAGGACCTGCCCATCCGGGTGGTCGGCCCGCTGGTGTCCGCGGGCGTCGTGGCGCTCGCCTCGGTCGTCGCGGTCGCGCTCGTCTCGGTGCCCGCCGCGCTCGTGCTCGTCACCGCGCTCGTCGTCGCGGCCCTGGTCGGGTCGATAGTGACGCTCGCGGTCGCCCGCCGGTCGGACCGGGAGACCGCCGCGGAGCGCGGGCACGTCGCCGACCTCGTGCTCGACACCGTCCGCACCCTCGACGTCTTCACCGCCTACGGCACCCTCGACGACCGCCTCGCACACGTGGCCGCGCTCGACGCCCGGGTCACCCGTGCGGTCCGACGCCGAGCCGCGGTCGAGTCCCTGGTCGGGGCGCTCGTCGGCCTGGTCGGCGGCGGTGCGGTGGTGGGGATCATCGCGGTCGGTGCCCCGGCCGTGGTGTCCGGTGCCCTCGACGGCCCGCTCTGGGCCCTCGCCGTGTTCGTCCCGCTCGCCCTGTTCGAGGTCGTCGGGGGTGTCCCGCTCGCGGTCCTCACGTACCGCCGGGTCCGTGCCGCGGCCGAGCGCGTCGAGCAGGTCGTGCCCGCCGAGCTGCCAGCCGGCATCGTGCCCGAGCCGGACGAGCCCGCAGACGCCCGGGACCTCGTCGTCGACGGGCCCGTCACGGTCCGGGTGCGCGACCTCACCGTGCGCTGGCCCGGAACGTCCACGCCCGCGGTCGACGGGGTGTCGTTCGACCTGCTCCCCGGCGAGGTCGTCGTGCTCGAGGGGCCGAGCGGCGCGGGCAAGTCGACCCTCGTCGACGCGCTCGTCCGGTTCGTCGACCACGAGGGCTCGTACACGCTCGACGGCGTCGAGACGCGGACGATGCACCCCGACGCGGTCCGGGCCCGGGTCGGGCTGATCGAGCAGGACCCGTTCGTCTTCGACCAGACCGTCCGGCAGAACCTCCTGTTCGCCCGGGACACCGCGAGCGACGCCGAGCTGCTCGCGGTGCTCGACCGGGTGGGACTCGGGGCGTGGGCCGCGCGTCGTGGTGGTCTGGACGCGCCCGTGGGGGAGCGCGGTGGGCTCGTGTCCGGCGGACAGGCGCACCGGCTCGCCCTCGCGCGGGCGCTGCTGCACGCGTTCCCCGTGCTCGTGCTCGACGAGCCGACGGCCGACGTCGACCCGGACCTCGGCGACGCGGTCCTGCGCGACCTCGTCGGGGTCGCCCGTTCCGCCGGGCGCTCCGTGCTCGTGGTGTCGCACGTGCCGGTCGCGGCCGACCTCGTCGACCGGACGCTCCGGATGCGTGCGGGGCGGCTCGTCACGGCGTGA
- a CDS encoding ComEA family DNA-binding protein, translated as MSTPTPDDPTPSASWWHRWALSPRAAVLTGAVVVAVALVVVGVGAIGGPSSEDVTVTGAGTALSGAGGGAPAGRPAAADGEPGAGRSSPPSPSPPSPSPPSGAPSSVAVYVLGAVGHAGVVQVPAGSRIETVLERAGGPAADADLTRLNLARLAVDGERLYVPRVGEDVVPEALAPDTGGGVGSGTGGAGAGAAGGGAAGTSGPDAVVDLNTADQAALETLPGIGPSLAARIIAWRTEHGRFSSVEDLLDVSGIGDGRFAELRDRVRV; from the coding sequence ATGAGCACGCCGACACCGGACGACCCGACGCCGAGCGCTTCCTGGTGGCACCGGTGGGCGCTCTCGCCCCGCGCCGCCGTGCTCACCGGCGCGGTGGTCGTCGCGGTGGCGCTCGTCGTCGTCGGCGTGGGCGCGATCGGTGGCCCGTCGAGCGAGGACGTGACCGTCACCGGGGCGGGGACGGCCCTGTCCGGTGCGGGCGGCGGAGCGCCAGCCGGCCGACCCGCTGCTGCCGACGGGGAGCCCGGGGCAGGCCGATCGTCGCCGCCGTCGCCGTCGCCGCCGTCGCCGTCGCCGCCGTCGGGTGCGCCGTCGAGTGTCGCCGTGTACGTGCTCGGTGCGGTCGGACACGCCGGCGTCGTGCAGGTGCCCGCGGGCTCCCGCATCGAGACGGTGCTCGAGCGCGCGGGGGGACCCGCAGCCGACGCCGACCTGACCCGGCTCAACCTCGCGCGGCTCGCCGTCGACGGCGAACGGTTGTACGTCCCACGGGTCGGCGAGGACGTCGTGCCCGAGGCCCTGGCGCCGGACACGGGCGGTGGGGTAGGCAGCGGGACGGGTGGTGCGGGCGCGGGTGCTGCTGGTGGCGGGGCTGCTGGCACCTCCGGGCCGGACGCGGTCGTCGACCTCAACACCGCCGACCAGGCCGCACTCGAGACCCTGCCCGGGATCGGCCCGTCCCTCGCCGCACGGATCATCGCCTGGCGGACCGAGCACGGCCGGTTCTCGTCCGTCGAGGACCTCCTGGACGTCAGCGGGATCGGCGACGGACGGTTCGCGGAGCTGCGCGACCGGGTGCGGGTGTGA
- the cydB gene encoding cytochrome d ubiquinol oxidase subunit II, whose product MDLPVLWFAIVGVFFVGYFVLDGFDFGVGMSLPFLGRDDTDRRVLINTIGPVWDLNETWVIVAGACLFAAFPEWYATMFSGFYLALLLILAALIARGVSFEYRHQEKHLAWKRRFDLMIVVGSAVPAFLWGVAFGNVVRGIPMDAGHNYTGTLFDLLNPFALLAGLATLTVFFTHGVVFVTLKTEGEIRERAKRLATRAGIVTILVAAAFLVAMAVVRATPASLVLSVVAAVALVLAVLCSAWGKEGRAFALMALTIAAVVLAMFTAVFPDVMPASNDPANSLTVANASSGTYTLTVMSWVALVFLPLVLAYQAWTYWVFRKRVSRTHVAQAAH is encoded by the coding sequence ATGGACCTGCCAGTGCTCTGGTTCGCGATCGTCGGCGTGTTCTTCGTCGGGTACTTCGTCCTCGACGGGTTCGACTTCGGCGTCGGGATGTCCCTGCCGTTCCTCGGCCGCGACGACACCGACCGCCGCGTCCTCATCAACACCATCGGCCCGGTGTGGGACCTCAACGAGACATGGGTCATCGTCGCCGGGGCCTGCCTCTTCGCAGCCTTCCCGGAGTGGTACGCCACGATGTTCTCGGGGTTCTACCTGGCGCTGCTGCTCATCCTCGCGGCGCTCATCGCCCGCGGCGTCTCGTTCGAGTACCGCCACCAGGAGAAGCACCTCGCCTGGAAGCGCCGCTTCGACCTCATGATCGTGGTCGGCAGTGCGGTGCCGGCGTTCCTGTGGGGCGTCGCCTTCGGCAACGTCGTCCGCGGCATCCCGATGGATGCCGGGCACAACTACACCGGGACGCTGTTCGACCTGCTGAACCCCTTCGCGCTCCTCGCCGGCCTGGCGACGCTCACGGTGTTCTTCACCCACGGCGTCGTGTTCGTCACGCTGAAGACCGAGGGCGAGATCCGGGAGCGGGCGAAGCGCCTGGCGACGCGTGCGGGCATCGTCACGATCCTCGTCGCGGCGGCGTTCCTGGTCGCGATGGCCGTCGTCCGCGCGACCCCGGCCAGTCTCGTCCTGTCCGTCGTCGCCGCCGTCGCACTCGTCCTCGCGGTGCTCTGCTCCGCGTGGGGCAAGGAAGGACGTGCGTTCGCGCTCATGGCCCTCACGATCGCGGCCGTCGTCCTGGCGATGTTCACGGCGGTCTTCCCCGACGTGATGCCCGCGTCGAACGACCCCGCGAACAGCCTCACGGTCGCGAACGCCAGCAGCGGGACCTACACGCTCACGGTGATGAGCTGGGTCGCACTCGTCTTCCTGCCGCTCGTGCTCGCCTACCAGGCGTGGACGTACTGGGTGTTCCGCAAGCGGGTCTCCCGCACACACGTCGCGCAGGCCGCGCACTAG
- the holA gene encoding DNA polymerase III subunit delta — MPAKKPSRAAAAIDQVPWSGIRPAPVVLVTGPESFLAERASSVLRDLLVGEDPALEVHDLEADQYAPGLLSTLASPSLFGEPRLVRVTNVEKCTDAFITETISYLQAPADDVTLVLRHGGGVRGKKLLDTIRSGVGGGIEVQCDELKRETDKIDFVNAEFRAARRKIAPSAVRTLVAAFADDLAELAAACRQLLADEAQEITDRVVDKYYGGRVETNAFKVADLALAGRSALAIVELRHALATGEAPVPIVAAFASKMRTMAKVSSFRGSSGQAASALGMAPWQVQRAQRDVAGWSEAGLANAITSVAEADTAVKGGSRDAHYALEVMVRVIARRGEAR, encoded by the coding sequence ATGCCCGCCAAGAAGCCCTCGCGCGCCGCCGCAGCGATCGACCAGGTCCCGTGGTCGGGCATCCGACCCGCGCCGGTCGTGCTCGTCACCGGCCCCGAGTCCTTCCTCGCCGAGCGCGCGAGCAGCGTCCTCCGCGACCTGCTGGTCGGCGAGGACCCGGCGCTCGAGGTCCACGACCTCGAGGCAGACCAGTACGCGCCCGGTCTCCTGTCGACCCTCGCGAGCCCGTCGCTCTTCGGCGAACCCCGACTCGTGCGGGTGACGAACGTCGAGAAGTGCACCGACGCCTTCATCACCGAGACGATCAGCTACCTGCAGGCGCCTGCTGACGACGTCACGCTCGTGCTTCGGCACGGTGGCGGTGTCCGCGGCAAGAAGCTCCTCGACACCATCCGCAGCGGGGTCGGTGGCGGCATCGAGGTGCAGTGCGACGAACTCAAGCGCGAGACCGACAAGATCGACTTCGTCAACGCCGAGTTCCGAGCGGCCCGTCGCAAGATCGCGCCCTCGGCGGTGCGTACCCTCGTCGCCGCCTTCGCAGACGACCTCGCGGAGCTCGCCGCGGCCTGCCGCCAGCTGCTGGCCGACGAGGCGCAGGAGATCACCGACCGGGTCGTCGACAAGTACTACGGCGGCCGCGTCGAGACGAACGCGTTCAAGGTGGCCGACCTCGCACTCGCCGGGCGCTCGGCGCTCGCGATCGTGGAGCTCCGGCACGCGCTGGCGACGGGTGAGGCCCCCGTCCCGATCGTCGCCGCCTTCGCGAGCAAGATGCGCACGATGGCGAAGGTCAGCTCGTTCCGCGGGTCGAGCGGCCAGGCGGCGTCGGCGCTCGGCATGGCGCCGTGGCAGGTGCAGCGTGCGCAACGGGACGTCGCCGGGTGGAGCGAAGCCGGGCTGGCGAACGCGATCACGAGCGTCGCCGAGGCCGACACCGCGGTGAAGGGTGGCTCGCGCGACGCGCACTACGCGCTCGAGGTCATGGTCCGGGTGATCGCCCGGCGCGGCGAGGCCCGCTGA
- the leuS gene encoding leucine--tRNA ligase → MTTEHPTEPAAVDPDAYDFRRIQEKWQPRWEELGLFTTDLDDTRPRKYILEMFPYPSGDLHMGHAENWALGDFVARYWRQQGFNVLHPIGWDSFGLPAENAAIKRGVDPAEWTYANIEQQKASFKRYAPSFDWTTEIHTSDPEYYKWNQWLFLKMYEKGLAYRKDSWVNWDPVDQTVLANEQVLPDGTSDRSGAVVVKKKLTQWYFAITKYADRLLDDLNQLEGRWPAKVIAQQRNWIGRSVGADVDFVIEGRDEPVTVFTTRPDTIHGVTFLVVAPDSDLAASLVESAPDDVRAAFDDYLTATQKTSEIDRQNADRPKTGVPLGRFAIHPLTGERLPIWAADYVLADYGHGAVMAVPAHDQRDLDFARAFDLPVRVVVDTNAAVTGAIPVIPEGATLEDLPALDPASTGEALTGQGRMINSGPLDGMSKQHAITAAIALLEERGTGRAAKTYRLRDWLISRQRFWGTPIPIIHGADGSEHPVPLDQLPVRLPSTEGLDLKPKGTSPLGGATDWVNVPNPVDGTPATRDTDTMDTFVDSSWYFLRFLSANDDTQAFDPEAARRWAPVDQYIGGIEHAILHLLYARFVTKVLFDLGYLDFTEPFSALLNQGMVLSGGSKMSKSKGGVSLGDELDANGVDAIRLVMGFAGPPEDDINWEDVSPSASARFLARAYRLALDVTSSPDAVWADGDRALRQVTHRFLADAPGMMEAFKFNVVIARLMDLVNVTRKAIDSGPGAGDPAVREAVETVALALAVFAPYTGEEMWEKLGYEATVATYGWRKADPTLLVQDTLTAVVQVNGKVRDSFEVSKSIEPDELELLARSSANVQRYIGDREIVKVIVRAPKLVNIAIKG, encoded by the coding sequence GTGACCACCGAGCACCCCACCGAGCCCGCAGCCGTCGACCCGGACGCCTACGACTTCCGCCGAATCCAGGAGAAGTGGCAGCCCCGGTGGGAGGAGCTCGGGCTCTTCACGACCGACCTCGACGACACGCGACCCCGCAAGTACATCCTCGAGATGTTCCCGTACCCGTCCGGCGACCTGCACATGGGGCACGCCGAGAACTGGGCGCTCGGCGACTTCGTGGCGCGCTACTGGCGGCAGCAGGGCTTCAACGTCCTGCACCCGATCGGGTGGGACTCCTTCGGTCTGCCCGCCGAGAACGCCGCGATCAAGCGCGGCGTCGACCCGGCGGAGTGGACCTACGCGAACATCGAGCAGCAGAAGGCGTCCTTCAAGCGGTACGCGCCGTCCTTCGACTGGACGACCGAGATCCACACCTCGGACCCCGAGTACTACAAGTGGAACCAGTGGCTGTTCCTGAAGATGTACGAGAAGGGCCTGGCGTACCGGAAGGACAGCTGGGTCAACTGGGACCCGGTGGACCAGACCGTGCTCGCGAACGAGCAGGTGCTGCCCGACGGCACGTCCGACCGCTCGGGTGCCGTCGTCGTCAAGAAGAAGCTGACGCAGTGGTACTTCGCCATCACGAAGTACGCCGACCGGCTGCTCGACGACCTCAACCAGCTCGAGGGTCGCTGGCCGGCGAAGGTCATCGCGCAGCAGCGCAACTGGATCGGCCGGTCCGTCGGCGCCGACGTCGACTTCGTGATCGAGGGCCGCGACGAGCCCGTCACGGTGTTCACGACGCGTCCGGACACGATCCACGGCGTGACCTTCCTGGTCGTGGCACCGGACTCCGACCTCGCTGCGTCGCTCGTCGAGTCCGCTCCCGACGACGTCCGGGCCGCGTTCGACGACTACCTGACGGCGACCCAGAAGACCTCCGAGATCGACCGGCAGAACGCCGACCGCCCGAAGACCGGCGTGCCGCTCGGCCGCTTCGCGATCCACCCGCTGACGGGGGAGCGCCTGCCGATCTGGGCCGCCGACTACGTGCTGGCCGACTACGGCCACGGCGCGGTCATGGCCGTCCCGGCGCACGACCAGCGCGACCTCGACTTCGCACGGGCCTTCGACCTGCCCGTCCGCGTCGTGGTCGACACCAACGCCGCGGTGACGGGTGCGATCCCGGTCATCCCCGAGGGTGCGACGCTCGAGGACCTGCCCGCCCTCGACCCGGCGTCCACCGGCGAGGCGCTGACCGGTCAGGGCCGCATGATCAACTCCGGGCCGCTCGACGGCATGTCGAAGCAGCACGCGATCACCGCGGCGATCGCGCTCCTCGAGGAGCGCGGCACCGGTCGCGCCGCGAAGACCTACCGCCTGCGCGACTGGCTCATCTCGCGCCAGCGTTTCTGGGGCACCCCGATCCCGATCATCCACGGCGCGGACGGCAGCGAGCACCCGGTGCCGCTCGACCAGCTGCCCGTGCGCCTGCCGTCCACCGAGGGGCTCGACCTCAAGCCGAAGGGCACCTCGCCGCTCGGTGGGGCCACCGACTGGGTGAACGTCCCGAACCCCGTCGACGGCACGCCCGCGACGCGCGACACCGACACGATGGACACGTTCGTCGACTCGTCGTGGTACTTCCTGCGCTTCCTGTCGGCGAACGACGACACCCAGGCGTTCGACCCGGAGGCGGCACGCCGCTGGGCCCCGGTCGACCAGTACATCGGCGGCATCGAGCACGCGATCCTGCACCTGCTGTACGCGCGCTTCGTCACGAAGGTCCTGTTCGACCTCGGGTACCTCGACTTCACCGAGCCGTTCTCGGCGCTGCTCAACCAGGGCATGGTGCTGTCCGGCGGCTCGAAGATGTCGAAGTCGAAGGGCGGTGTGTCGCTCGGCGACGAGCTCGACGCGAACGGTGTCGACGCGATCCGCCTCGTCATGGGCTTCGCCGGACCGCCCGAGGACGACATCAACTGGGAGGACGTGTCGCCGTCGGCGTCCGCGCGCTTCCTGGCGCGCGCGTACCGTCTGGCGCTCGACGTGACCTCGTCGCCCGACGCCGTGTGGGCGGACGGGGACCGCGCCCTGCGCCAGGTGACGCACCGCTTCCTCGCCGACGCCCCCGGCATGATGGAGGCGTTCAAGTTCAACGTCGTGATCGCCCGTCTGATGGACCTGGTGAACGTCACCCGCAAGGCCATCGACAGCGGCCCCGGTGCCGGCGACCCCGCCGTGCGCGAGGCCGTCGAGACGGTCGCGCTGGCACTCGCCGTCTTCGCCCCGTACACGGGCGAGGAGATGTGGGAGAAGCTGGGCTACGAGGCCACCGTCGCCACGTACGGCTGGCGGAAGGCCGACCCGACGCTGCTCGTGCAGGACACCCTGACCGCGGTGGTCCAGGTGAACGGCAAGGTGCGCGACTCGTTCGAGGTGTCGAAGTCGATCGAGCCGGACGAGCTCGAGCTGCTCGCGCGGTCGTCGGCGAACGTGCAGCGGTACATCGGTGACCGGGAGATCGTGAAGGTCATCGTGCGGGCGCCGAAGCTCGTGAACATCGCGATCAAGGGCTGA
- the rpsT gene encoding 30S ribosomal protein S20: MANIKSQIKRIKTNLKAQERNKAYRSELKTVIRHTNEAVAAGDKDKAVAALALAGKKLDKAVSKGVIHKNQAANRKSAIAKKVASL, from the coding sequence ATGGCGAACATCAAGTCGCAGATCAAGCGCATCAAGACCAACCTCAAGGCCCAGGAGCGCAACAAGGCCTACCGTTCGGAGCTCAAGACGGTCATCCGTCACACGAACGAGGCCGTCGCCGCCGGTGACAAGGACAAGGCCGTCGCAGCACTCGCCCTCGCGGGCAAGAAGCTCGACAAGGCCGTGAGCAAGGGCGTCATCCACAAGAACCAGGCGGCGAACCGCAAGTCGGCCATCGCCAAGAAGGTTGCTTCGCTCTGA
- a CDS encoding pyridoxal phosphate-dependent aminotransferase, which yields MPSLAPRIDSVPASGIRRVYEQAALLQADGTDVAMLVIGEPDVPVAAHIGEAARRAWSEDRTDYTPNGGIAPLREAVRQKLLRENRIEVDLEQVWMTIGASQALFQAMTLVLSPGDEVLVPDPGYTTFTMNAHILGATPVPYRLEPQHGFEPDLEALEASITERTRALVVNSPSNPLGSVFSEDTLRGLLALAKRHDLWVISDEVYEYFTYGTRHVSLAALDEDDRVFTAFSLSKTYAMTGVRVGYLVTPKGLGATMRTVQESMVSCVAEPDQWAALAAIVGDHQAVQDAREHYRANLVVAKEVLDDAGIRYLDPRGAFYLWVDVSHAAEGDVAAWALALLHREHVAVAPGSAFGRSGEGWIRVCLAATADDLRRGLGALPAPAPVTV from the coding sequence ATGCCCTCACTCGCGCCCCGGATCGACTCCGTCCCCGCCTCCGGCATCCGCCGCGTGTACGAGCAGGCCGCGCTCCTCCAGGCCGACGGCACGGACGTCGCGATGCTCGTGATCGGCGAGCCCGACGTCCCGGTCGCGGCGCACATCGGCGAGGCAGCCCGTCGGGCGTGGTCGGAGGACCGCACGGACTACACGCCGAACGGCGGCATCGCACCGCTGCGCGAGGCCGTCCGGCAGAAGCTCCTGCGCGAGAACCGCATCGAGGTCGACCTCGAGCAGGTCTGGATGACGATCGGTGCCAGCCAGGCGCTGTTCCAGGCGATGACGCTCGTGCTCAGCCCGGGCGACGAGGTGCTCGTCCCGGACCCCGGCTACACGACGTTCACGATGAACGCGCACATCCTCGGCGCGACACCGGTGCCGTACCGGCTCGAGCCGCAGCACGGGTTCGAGCCGGACCTCGAGGCGCTCGAGGCGAGCATCACCGAGCGCACCCGGGCCCTCGTGGTGAACTCGCCGTCGAACCCCCTCGGCTCGGTCTTCAGCGAGGACACGCTCCGCGGGTTGCTGGCCCTGGCGAAGCGACACGACCTCTGGGTGATCAGCGACGAGGTCTACGAGTACTTCACCTACGGCACCCGGCACGTCAGCCTGGCGGCCCTCGACGAGGACGACCGCGTCTTCACGGCGTTCTCGCTCAGCAAGACGTACGCCATGACGGGCGTCCGTGTCGGGTACCTCGTGACGCCGAAGGGCCTCGGCGCGACCATGCGGACCGTGCAGGAGTCGATGGTCAGCTGCGTCGCCGAGCCCGACCAGTGGGCAGCGCTCGCGGCGATCGTCGGGGACCACCAGGCCGTGCAGGACGCCCGAGAGCACTACCGCGCCAACCTGGTCGTGGCGAAGGAGGTCCTCGACGACGCCGGCATCCGGTACCTCGACCCGCGCGGCGCCTTCTACCTGTGGGTCGACGTCTCCCACGCCGCCGAGGGCGACGTCGCCGCCTGGGCGCTCGCCCTGCTGCACCGCGAGCACGTCGCCGTCGCGCCCGGGAGCGCGTTCGGTCGGTCGGGCGAGGGCTGGATCCGCGTCTGCCTCGCGGCGACCGCCGACGACCTCCGCCGTGGCCTGGGCGCGCTGCCCGCCCCCGCCCCGGTGACCGTCTGA